A genome region from Frankineae bacterium MT45 includes the following:
- a CDS encoding CrcB protein, with product MPGAIAVVAVGGGLGSLARYALAENLHSAPGAIPLATLLTNLVGSLLLGALVVAVTELWRVHPLLRPALGTGVLGGFTTFSTFAVQTRGLPLATGVGYAALSVIGGIGCAYLGMWTMRLCFAGRLVAAGAGGSIQDDVDPDLP from the coding sequence GTGCCGGGGGCGATCGCCGTTGTCGCCGTCGGCGGGGGGCTGGGGAGCCTGGCGCGTTACGCGCTGGCCGAGAACCTGCACTCGGCGCCGGGGGCGATCCCGCTGGCCACCCTGCTGACCAATCTCGTCGGCTCGCTGCTGCTGGGCGCGCTGGTCGTCGCCGTCACTGAGCTCTGGCGGGTGCACCCACTGCTCCGCCCGGCTCTCGGCACCGGGGTACTCGGCGGATTCACCACGTTCTCCACCTTCGCCGTGCAGACCCGGGGCCTGCCGCTGGCCACCGGCGTCGGGTACGCAGCGCTCAGTGTCATCGGGGGCATCGGCTGCGCTTACCTCGGCATGTGGACGATGCGGCTCTGCTTCGCCGGGCGCCTGGTGGCCGCGGGCGCGGGCGGCTCCATCCAGGACGACGTCGACCCAGACCTGCCGTGA